One Weissella coleopterorum DNA segment encodes these proteins:
- a CDS encoding phage holin: MDEVIKLVAALWDTGILSAVTFFVAKYIGAHTKDKNLQLMSKWALQVVQYAETYAQVGGEQKKRTALMFLTNRLNANKLGYKFSTQQIDAAIELAVKELKGSN, from the coding sequence ATGGATGAAGTAATTAAATTAGTAGCGGCACTGTGGGATACAGGTATCTTATCAGCGGTCACTTTTTTTGTAGCCAAATATATCGGGGCGCACACCAAAGACAAGAATTTACAACTCATGTCTAAATGGGCGTTGCAAGTAGTGCAGTACGCAGAAACATACGCACAAGTTGGCGGGGAACAGAAAAAACGTACAGCACTTATGTTCTTAACTAATCGATTGAACGCAAATAAGCTTGGCTACAAATTTAGTACCCAACAAATTGATGCAGCTATCGAATTAGCAGTAAAAGAATTGAAAGGAAGTAACTAA
- the trmB gene encoding tRNA (guanosine(46)-N7)-methyltransferase TrmB, translating to MRLRNKKWADAWLTNHDELVITQDRATGLQGNWMNIFAQEAPIHVEVGTGKGQFIIGMAKKYPNINFIGMEIQESAVAVAARKADEDEEELPNLRFIYGDGAGVETYFSKGEVSKIYLNFSDPWPKTKHESRRLTYKSFIAGYKSVLPDSGEIAFKTDNRGLFEYSLYSFANCGVKFDPKGISLNLHEDLEKMKDNVETEYEEKFSNAGFPIYQFLGHFE from the coding sequence ATGCGATTAAGAAACAAAAAATGGGCGGATGCATGGTTGACGAATCACGACGAATTGGTGATTACCCAAGATCGAGCAACTGGACTTCAAGGTAATTGGATGAATATTTTCGCGCAAGAAGCGCCAATTCACGTGGAAGTGGGTACTGGTAAGGGACAATTTATAATCGGGATGGCTAAAAAATATCCTAACATCAATTTTATTGGTATGGAAATTCAAGAATCAGCCGTTGCAGTCGCTGCTCGTAAGGCTGATGAAGATGAAGAAGAACTACCCAATCTAAGGTTTATTTATGGTGATGGAGCAGGAGTTGAAACTTACTTCTCAAAGGGTGAAGTGAGTAAAATTTATTTAAACTTCTCAGATCCATGGCCAAAGACTAAGCATGAATCAAGAAGGTTGACCTATAAATCATTCATAGCAGGATACAAATCTGTTTTGCCAGATTCCGGAGAAATTGCGTTCAAAACAGACAATCGTGGATTATTTGAATACTCACTATATAGTTTTGCAAATTGTGGTGTTAAATTTGATCCTAAAGGTATTTCTCTAAATTTGCATGAAGATCTTGAAAAAATGAAAGACAATGTTGAAACAGAATATGAAGAGAAATTCTCTAACGCGGGATTCCCCATCTATCAATTTCTAGGACATTTTGAATAG
- a CDS encoding GNAT family N-acetyltransferase, translating into MRIRPLEKTDLSYIYDQENSRKIMALWFEEAYTSFDELQTLYDKHVLDQTERRFVVEEDSQFIGVVELMEIDSLHRNTEIQIIINSNYQGHGYAQEAMKAGLDYAFNVLNMHKVYLYVDVDNSPAIHIYKKIGFIEEGRLRKHFFAEGHYHDSLIMGIFKEEYSK; encoded by the coding sequence ATGAGAATCAGACCATTAGAAAAAACAGACTTAAGCTATATTTATGATCAAGAAAATTCACGTAAAATTATGGCCCTTTGGTTTGAAGAAGCCTATACTTCTTTCGATGAATTACAAACTCTTTATGATAAACATGTTCTAGATCAAACCGAACGCCGTTTTGTTGTGGAAGAAGATTCCCAGTTTATAGGCGTTGTGGAGTTAATGGAAATAGATTCACTCCATCGTAATACTGAAATACAGATTATCATTAATTCAAACTACCAAGGGCATGGATACGCACAAGAAGCAATGAAAGCAGGTCTTGATTATGCATTCAATGTTTTGAATATGCATAAAGTATATTTATACGTCGATGTTGATAACTCCCCCGCTATACATATTTACAAAAAAATTGGTTTCATAGAAGAAGGTCGTTTAAGAAAACACTTCTTTGCTGAGGGACACTATCACGATAGTTTAATCATGGGTATATTCAAAGAAGAATACTCAAAATAG
- the topA gene encoding type I DNA topoisomerase codes for MVTSTKEKTKSKKRTTTKRKKNLVIVESPSKAKTIEKYLGSGYKVVASIGHIRDLPKSQMGVDTENDYNPKYINIRGKGDVIKILKKEAKAAKHVYLASDPDREGESIAWHLAHILELDTNSEENRVVFNEITKDAVKDAFKRPRQLDMNLVDAQQARRILDRLVGYSISPLLWKKIKKGLSAGRVQSGALGLIIDRENEIQAFQPEEYWEFPSEFKKANKKFKAGFYGLDNQKVKRIPDNEMVQSILKRIDQNSEFTVSEVVKSEGKNNPSPSFTTSTLQQAANTQLNFQTRRTMSTAQQLYEGINLGGKDGSVGLITYMRTDSTRISSIAKNDAAKFIHEEYGNEYAATKPVQGKLQEGAQDAHEAVRPTSVFRTPKSIKDKLTNDQFKLYQLIWSRFVASQMTPEIIDRVRVTLIQNGVMFRANGATSKFAGYTKAYPAAKAKDNILPEMEEGDLVKLAKINPEQKFTQPKPRYTEAALVKALEEAGVGRPSTYAATIETLKSRAYVRMDAKKFIPTDIGKMVQDAVRAYFPDVADLQFTAQIEDELDNVETGNENWVKVVDEFYQPFKVELNKAESEMEKIVVKDKLAGENCEICGAPMLERLGRYGKFFACSRFPDCRNTKTIVKEIGLVCPKCHQGQIIERKTKRGRTFYGCSRYPDCEFISWDKPTEKTLADGTTPKDGEEVTKAKTTKSKKTTSKKMPRRK; via the coding sequence GTGGTTACTTCAACAAAAGAAAAAACTAAATCTAAAAAGCGTACCACCACAAAACGAAAGAAAAATTTGGTGATTGTTGAATCACCTTCCAAAGCGAAAACGATTGAAAAATACTTAGGCTCAGGATATAAAGTCGTGGCCAGTATTGGGCATATTAGAGATTTGCCAAAGTCCCAAATGGGTGTTGATACCGAAAATGATTATAATCCTAAATATATTAATATTCGTGGTAAGGGTGATGTCATTAAAATCCTGAAGAAAGAAGCAAAGGCAGCTAAACATGTTTATCTTGCTTCTGACCCGGATCGCGAAGGAGAATCGATTGCTTGGCATTTAGCACATATTTTAGAATTGGATACTAATTCAGAAGAAAATCGGGTAGTATTCAACGAAATTACAAAAGATGCAGTTAAAGATGCATTTAAACGTCCTCGCCAATTGGATATGAATTTGGTGGATGCGCAACAAGCTCGGCGCATTCTTGATCGCTTGGTTGGTTATTCAATCTCGCCGCTTCTTTGGAAAAAAATTAAAAAGGGCTTGAGTGCTGGGCGAGTTCAATCAGGCGCATTAGGGTTGATTATTGATCGTGAAAATGAAATTCAGGCTTTTCAACCTGAAGAGTATTGGGAATTTCCATCTGAATTTAAAAAAGCTAATAAAAAATTTAAAGCTGGTTTTTATGGGCTAGACAATCAAAAAGTTAAACGAATTCCTGATAACGAAATGGTACAGTCGATTTTAAAACGTATTGATCAGAATTCAGAATTTACGGTAAGTGAAGTTGTTAAGAGTGAAGGTAAAAATAATCCAAGTCCATCTTTTACAACCTCCACCTTGCAGCAGGCTGCTAATACGCAGCTTAATTTTCAAACCAGACGAACGATGTCGACGGCGCAACAATTATATGAAGGAATTAATTTAGGCGGTAAAGACGGTTCGGTTGGACTCATCACATACATGCGTACTGATTCAACTCGAATCTCGTCAATTGCTAAAAATGATGCCGCTAAATTTATTCATGAAGAATATGGTAATGAATATGCGGCGACTAAACCCGTTCAAGGAAAGCTGCAAGAAGGAGCACAAGATGCGCATGAGGCAGTTCGCCCGACCTCAGTCTTTCGTACTCCAAAATCAATTAAAGATAAACTAACAAATGACCAATTTAAACTATATCAATTAATTTGGTCACGTTTTGTGGCATCACAAATGACCCCTGAAATAATTGATCGAGTCAGAGTAACATTAATTCAAAATGGAGTTATGTTTCGAGCAAATGGTGCTACTAGTAAGTTTGCGGGATACACGAAAGCTTATCCTGCCGCCAAAGCTAAAGACAATATCTTGCCTGAAATGGAAGAGGGAGACCTTGTTAAACTAGCTAAAATAAACCCCGAACAAAAGTTTACACAGCCGAAGCCACGGTATACTGAAGCGGCATTGGTAAAGGCCTTAGAAGAAGCCGGGGTAGGCCGTCCTTCAACTTACGCGGCTACGATTGAAACATTGAAATCACGTGCGTACGTGCGAATGGATGCTAAGAAATTTATCCCAACTGATATAGGTAAAATGGTTCAAGATGCCGTTCGAGCTTATTTTCCTGATGTTGCAGATCTACAATTTACCGCGCAAATTGAAGATGAGCTGGATAATGTTGAGACTGGAAATGAAAACTGGGTAAAAGTTGTTGATGAATTTTATCAACCGTTTAAAGTCGAATTGAACAAAGCAGAATCAGAGATGGAAAAGATTGTCGTTAAAGATAAATTAGCAGGTGAAAATTGTGAAATATGTGGTGCCCCGATGTTAGAACGTTTGGGACGATATGGAAAATTCTTTGCTTGTTCTCGTTTCCCTGATTGTCGAAATACGAAAACCATTGTTAAAGAAATTGGTTTAGTTTGTCCTAAATGTCATCAAGGACAAATTATTGAAAGAAAAACTAAACGCGGTCGAACTTTTTATGGTTGTTCTAGATATCCAGATTGTGAGTTTATTTCGTGGGATAAGCCAACAGAGAAGACTTTGGCCGACGGAACAACTCCAAAAGATGGTGAAGAAGTAACGAAAGCTAAGACTACGAAATCTAAAAAGACTACTAGTAAAAAAATGCCAAGAAGAAAGTAA
- a CDS encoding lytic exoenzyme target recognition domain-containing protein, with product MRYEGEQSDNPAQLDPPTNSVSAIERFKQAGNEYTLYNSIRVDEVKFENGLWQAINKKLAGGDDYNYTDNGLPLGAVHRTDGGDENNVEPGAMFAFNDGYNHGTIDEYDEATNGCRIDMGEYGSIWFNADELLKL from the coding sequence TTGCGTTATGAAGGTGAACAATCTGATAATCCAGCGCAACTTGATCCACCTACTAATTCAGTAAGTGCTATTGAACGTTTTAAGCAAGCCGGAAATGAATATACATTGTACAATTCAATTCGAGTTGATGAAGTTAAGTTTGAAAATGGACTTTGGCAAGCAATCAATAAAAAGTTAGCCGGTGGTGATGATTATAATTACACAGATAATGGACTACCATTAGGAGCGGTGCATCGAACTGATGGTGGTGATGAAAATAATGTTGAACCCGGTGCAATGTTTGCGTTTAATGATGGATATAATCATGGAACTATTGATGAATACGATGAAGCTACTAATGGTTGCCGAATTGATATGGGCGAGTACGGAAGTATTTGGTTCAATGCAGATGAACTATTGAAACTTTAA
- a CDS encoding HIT family protein → MTDVFDKIISGDIPAFKIYEDEYTLAFLDITQITPGHTLLIPKKDITDIFEYDDITASQVLSKLPLIARAIKASNQNIIGINIFSNNGTGAGQVVPHSHFHLVPRYKDDNFNITEFSNADQYDNAKYQTIANNIIEQLEG, encoded by the coding sequence ATGACTGATGTTTTTGATAAAATTATCTCTGGTGATATTCCAGCTTTTAAAATTTATGAAGATGAATATACTTTAGCATTTTTAGATATCACCCAAATTACTCCAGGTCATACCCTTCTAATCCCCAAAAAAGATATAACTGATATTTTTGAGTATGATGATATAACAGCTTCTCAGGTACTATCAAAACTTCCCCTCATTGCACGCGCCATAAAAGCCTCTAATCAAAATATTATCGGTATTAATATTTTTTCAAATAACGGAACTGGTGCTGGTCAAGTTGTACCTCATTCTCATTTTCATCTAGTCCCTCGTTATAAAGATGATAATTTTAATATCACTGAATTTAGTAATGCTGATCAGTATGATAATGCTAAATATCAAACAATTGCAAATAATATTATCGAACAATTAGAGGGCTAA
- a CDS encoding DUF1304 domain-containing protein, with protein MILFLSTFIALEHFGFMLVEMFAKPEIQSKAFNLPISFLKNDYAQTALKNQGIYNGMLSITILLSNIMVPSAQLKTILFLLMSYVTVVGIYGAFTVTKKIFFIQSLPAIFTILLILIN; from the coding sequence ATGATTTTATTCCTAAGCACCTTCATTGCTTTAGAGCATTTCGGATTTATGCTAGTTGAAATGTTCGCCAAACCTGAAATACAATCTAAAGCCTTTAACTTACCAATCTCGTTTTTAAAAAACGACTACGCGCAAACGGCTTTAAAAAACCAAGGGATATACAACGGAATGTTGTCCATTACCATTCTATTATCAAATATTATGGTACCAAGTGCTCAACTCAAAACCATTTTATTTTTATTAATGTCCTACGTTACTGTAGTCGGTATATATGGTGCATTTACGGTTACTAAAAAAATATTTTTCATTCAATCTCTACCCGCTATATTTACAATACTGCTTATCTTAATAAATTAA
- a CDS encoding MucBP domain-containing protein — protein MKMSKYILLGTTILYLANPLVALADENIKKNTSNVSKNEGNNLNDLSVANKFSTDESVDSWLPDKNLQKALLEVMKIFEDKDTGKPMLPEDATVDEITKELAQKIYQGSYDQDFGLLKNRGIKDLTGLNFFQGLFYEGGDLSNNEIETIDPIIDASLIGYKGFMNLDGNHIVDASKSEDINASPLLNQTRDYGVINITGPKYIFNNPIKLGEYRGNVSKENITSIKVDGSSQGEFLESSNAFQFNDLTYGKHFVEIKWSDDTMESRNLFPLFSGKLTFILNYIPPMTGNVTVYYQNLNGGNIADSEVLSGNVGDEYETKQKKIDGYTFKEVQGNPTGKFTDQEQTVTYVYTKDPVKGADVTAKYVDESGKEIAQSEVKSGNIGDKYTTEKKDIKGYTFKEVEGSITGTLSDKAQTVTYIYVKNDDSENQTDPSEPAKPDNSGDTDNPVNNSDSNDADKTTDSNSTIKNVVNNVVEGAKTLLPKTAAEKLTLTGALGAVVVSLVGIIIFNKRK, from the coding sequence ATGAAAATGAGTAAGTATATCCTATTAGGAACAACTATTTTATATTTAGCGAATCCTTTAGTAGCTTTAGCTGATGAAAATATTAAAAAAAATACAAGTAATGTTAGTAAAAACGAAGGTAATAATTTAAATGACTTGTCTGTTGCTAATAAATTTAGTACAGATGAGTCGGTTGATTCTTGGCTTCCAGATAAAAATTTACAAAAAGCTTTACTAGAAGTTATGAAGATATTCGAAGATAAGGATACGGGTAAGCCGATGCTTCCAGAAGACGCAACGGTTGATGAGATAACAAAAGAATTAGCGCAAAAAATTTATCAGGGTTCATATGATCAAGACTTTGGTTTACTTAAAAATAGGGGTATTAAAGACCTAACTGGGTTAAACTTTTTTCAAGGACTGTTTTATGAAGGTGGGGATTTATCAAACAATGAAATTGAGACAATTGATCCAATAATTGATGCAAGTCTGATTGGTTACAAGGGCTTTATGAATCTTGATGGTAATCACATTGTTGATGCTTCAAAAAGTGAAGATATAAATGCCTCACCTTTGTTAAATCAAACAAGAGATTATGGTGTAATTAATATTACGGGACCTAAGTATATTTTTAATAATCCCATTAAATTAGGTGAATATAGAGGTAATGTAAGCAAAGAAAATATTACTTCAATTAAAGTTGATGGTTCAAGCCAAGGAGAGTTTTTGGAGTCTAGCAATGCTTTTCAATTTAATGATTTAACCTATGGAAAACATTTTGTTGAGATCAAGTGGAGTGATGACACTATGGAGTCTAGGAACTTGTTCCCCTTATTTTCAGGAAAACTCACCTTTATTTTGAATTATATTCCACCTATGACTGGCAATGTCACTGTTTATTATCAGAATCTGAATGGCGGTAATATTGCCGATTCAGAAGTACTAAGCGGAAATGTTGGCGACGAGTACGAAACTAAGCAGAAGAAAATTGATGGATATACCTTTAAAGAAGTTCAAGGAAATCCAACCGGAAAGTTCACAGATCAAGAACAGACCGTAACTTATGTATATACGAAGGATCCGGTTAAAGGAGCAGATGTAACAGCTAAGTATGTTGATGAATCAGGCAAAGAAATTGCCCAGTCAGAAGTAAAAAGTGGAAACATTGGGGATAAGTACACAACTGAAAAGAAAGACATCAAAGGATACACTTTCAAAGAAGTCGAGGGAAGTATCACGGGAACATTGAGTGATAAAGCTCAAACTGTGACCTATATCTATGTCAAGAATGATGATTCAGAAAACCAAACTGATCCTAGTGAACCAGCTAAGCCAGATAATTCTGGAGATACTGATAATCCAGTAAATAACAGTGACTCAAATGATGCTGATAAGACTACAGATAGTAATTCAACAATTAAAAATGTTGTAAATAACGTAGTTGAAGGAGCAAAAACATTGTTGCCTAAGACGGCAGCAGAGAAGTTAACTCTTACTGGAGCGTTGGGTGCGGTAGTGGTTTCACTAGTTGGAATAATTATTTTTAATAAACGTAAGTAG
- a CDS encoding DUF805 domain-containing protein yields MIESYKKFWDNIFNFSGVSGRADYWWPIIINYILGGIILAIIQAITGHSIDSIYNFGDLTVAWGRNIVVLLVWIATLSVKVRRLHDTDRSGWWILIDLIPLIGTIWFFILMVLPSKNSRWN; encoded by the coding sequence ATGATTGAATCATATAAGAAATTTTGGGATAATATTTTTAATTTCTCAGGTGTTTCGGGCCGTGCTGATTACTGGTGGCCTATAATCATCAATTACATTTTAGGTGGTATCATCTTGGCTATTATTCAAGCAATTACTGGTCATTCAATTGATAGCATTTATAATTTTGGCGACTTAACAGTTGCTTGGGGGCGAAATATTGTAGTTCTCCTTGTTTGGATCGCTACACTTTCTGTTAAAGTTCGACGACTCCATGATACTGATCGTTCTGGTTGGTGGATTTTAATTGATTTAATTCCACTGATTGGTACAATCTGGTTCTTCATTTTAATGGTTCTTCCGTCAAAGAATAGTCGTTGGAATTAA
- a CDS encoding peptidoglycan amidohydrolase family protein encodes MAINKNAIPAWFEQRRGIITYSMEGSRNGSDGTGDCSGTVTQAVYEAGASKPGFLFSTVTLGGYLAANGFVRISANQDWNAERGDVILMSWSPDMSGSGGAGGHTGVMMDGSNFISCDYSTNGAYGTAITSWNWNDYYNRTAPMYIEVCVMKVNNLIIQRNLIHLLIQ; translated from the coding sequence ATGGCAATTAATAAAAATGCAATTCCAGCGTGGTTTGAACAACGACGTGGAATTATTACCTATTCTATGGAAGGATCGCGTAACGGGTCAGATGGAACGGGTGATTGTTCAGGAACTGTAACGCAAGCAGTATACGAGGCGGGAGCATCTAAGCCCGGCTTTTTATTTTCAACTGTCACACTTGGTGGATATTTAGCAGCGAATGGGTTTGTTCGTATTTCTGCTAATCAAGATTGGAATGCAGAACGTGGAGATGTGATTCTAATGTCATGGTCGCCTGATATGTCTGGTTCTGGTGGAGCTGGTGGTCATACCGGTGTGATGATGGACGGATCAAACTTTATTTCTTGTGATTACTCAACAAATGGAGCATACGGAACAGCTATAACATCATGGAACTGGAATGATTATTATAACCGTACAGCGCCAATGTACATTGAAGTTTGCGTTATGAAGGTGAACAATCTGATAATCCAGCGCAACTTGATCCACCTACTAATTCAGTAA
- a CDS encoding aldose 1-epimerase family protein has protein sequence MLYLENEKVRVAINEIGAELSSIYLKEDETEYLWQANSTFWGRHAPQLFPIVGRLKENKYQFSGEEYQMSQHGFARDNIFNCIEIKADLIQLRLIDSPETRQQYPFKFQFDVIFTLSNSGELGIKYVVENIDQKVIYFGLGGHPGFNIPLSDRKKFEDYHLELQPDKVYQRKILNGPFLDEKQTTGFDATKSFPLKRADFKNDAIILDLDKQPIKIKIIDDEQQHGVVLSIKNAKFAGIWTKYDVEAPFICIEPWWGIADTIDATGQLVDKFSINQLDVGAQYLGEYSIQVF, from the coding sequence ATGCTGTATCTAGAGAATGAAAAAGTTCGTGTAGCAATTAATGAAATCGGGGCTGAATTAAGTAGCATATACTTAAAGGAAGATGAGACTGAGTATTTATGGCAAGCGAATTCAACTTTTTGGGGACGTCATGCCCCCCAACTATTCCCTATTGTTGGTCGGCTCAAGGAAAATAAGTATCAATTCAGTGGTGAAGAATACCAAATGAGCCAGCATGGATTTGCACGAGATAATATTTTTAATTGTATTGAAATTAAGGCGGATTTAATACAATTAAGGTTGATCGATTCGCCAGAAACACGTCAACAATATCCATTTAAATTCCAATTTGATGTAATATTTACTTTATCCAATTCAGGGGAGCTTGGTATTAAATATGTAGTGGAAAATATCGATCAAAAAGTAATTTACTTTGGTTTGGGAGGTCATCCAGGATTCAATATTCCACTTTCAGATCGAAAAAAATTTGAAGATTATCATTTGGAACTTCAACCGGATAAAGTATATCAACGTAAAATTTTAAATGGACCGTTTTTGGATGAAAAACAAACTACCGGTTTTGACGCAACTAAGTCATTTCCGTTAAAACGTGCTGATTTTAAAAACGATGCCATTATTCTTGATTTAGATAAGCAACCGATTAAAATCAAAATTATTGATGATGAGCAACAACACGGTGTTGTGTTATCAATTAAAAACGCTAAGTTTGCGGGAATTTGGACAAAGTATGATGTAGAAGCACCGTTTATTTGTATAGAACCTTGGTGGGGAATCGCTGATACAATCGATGCGACGGGTCAATTGGTTGATAAATTTTCGATTAACCAGTTAGATGTTGGGGCTCAATATCTTGGCGAATATTCCATTCAAGTTTTTTAA
- a CDS encoding XkdX family protein — protein MFPTIKQYFEMGLYKEDDIKLFLDTEMITQDEYDQIIVPETETVESNNDLVPIEKSEEDKVDE, from the coding sequence ATGTTTCCAACAATTAAACAATATTTTGAAATGGGATTATATAAGGAAGATGATATTAAATTATTTTTAGATACAGAAATGATTACGCAAGATGAATATGATCAAATTATTGTTCCAGAAACCGAAACGGTAGAATCCAATAACGATTTAGTGCCAATTGAAAAATCAGAGGAGGACAAAGTAGATGAGTGA
- a CDS encoding GNAT family N-acetyltransferase translates to MIIRQYESSDLISIVDIFFNAIHSIYSHYSVEQLKAWGNLDRKDELMSKWKYELPSTYTLVAILDDHIVGFSNINNDGYIDLMYVSPDYQNKRIATTLLKRLENHASKIGLKELTANASAIAKSMFIKQGFKIISKQSVIRYNVELYNYKMYKKL, encoded by the coding sequence ATGATTATCAGACAATATGAGAGTAGTGATCTAATTTCAATCGTAGATATATTTTTTAATGCAATTCATTCAATATATTCTCATTATTCAGTTGAACAATTGAAAGCATGGGGAAATTTAGATAGAAAAGATGAATTGATGTCAAAATGGAAATATGAACTACCAAGTACATATACATTAGTTGCTATTTTAGATGACCATATCGTTGGCTTTTCTAATATAAATAATGATGGATATATTGATCTAATGTATGTAAGCCCTGATTATCAAAATAAAAGAATAGCTACAACTTTACTAAAACGTTTGGAAAACCATGCCAGTAAAATAGGATTAAAAGAACTGACTGCAAATGCTAGTGCGATCGCAAAAAGTATGTTTATAAAACAAGGTTTTAAAATCATTTCCAAGCAATCAGTAATTAGATACAATGTAGAGCTATATAACTATAAAATGTATAAGAAGTTGTAA
- a CDS encoding IS3 family transposase (programmed frameshift), protein MVIKYSNDFKESIVSLHKVGRSANSLAKEYNVSVSTVSKWVNQADPNNTKVLSANERALIKENKQLKEELDIFKTSSGAYGEKLIIKGRIPTLKIINDNLQVGHRITKILNVLRIPRSTYYGYIHWKPGKTLLRRNFIKQKVLDAWLKYPMYGYPRLTILLNRQLKIKISQRMVYKQMYALKIRSRMTKRINKPKTHTEYDQRPNLIKGLPDQSNILLTDITYIPVKNTWVYLASVYNPVTRRVISYKVGSHMTKELATDVINQVAVKSVKPSIIHSDMGSQYTSDLFESTLTRFGIKHSYSRKGQPGDNARIESFHSILKREYINFQEFKTINEAIAGIDSYIRWYNSDRISLVA, encoded by the exons ATGGTTATCAAATATTCAAATGACTTTAAAGAATCGATCGTAAGCTTGCATAAAGTTGGTCGTTCAGCTAATTCATTAGCAAAAGAATACAACGTTAGTGTTTCAACGGTTTCTAAATGGGTTAATCAAGCCGATCCTAACAATACGAAAGTATTGTCAGCAAATGAAAGGGCATTGATTAAAGAAAATAAACAACTAAAAGAAGAACTTGATATTT TTAAAACGAGCAGCGGTGCTTATGGCGAAAAATTGATCATCAAAGGACGTATTCCTACCTTAAAAATTATTAATGACAATCTACAGGTTGGGCACCGCATTACTAAAATTTTGAACGTCCTCAGAATTCCACGATCGACTTATTATGGCTATATACATTGGAAGCCTGGTAAAACCCTTCTTCGTCGCAATTTCATTAAGCAAAAGGTATTAGATGCATGGTTAAAATATCCTATGTATGGATACCCGCGATTAACAATTTTATTAAATCGTCAGTTAAAAATTAAAATTAGCCAGCGTATGGTTTATAAACAGATGTACGCTTTAAAAATTAGGTCTAGGATGACTAAACGAATTAATAAGCCTAAAACACATACTGAATATGATCAACGACCAAATCTAATTAAAGGATTACCTGATCAATCCAATATTCTTTTAACAGATATTACGTATATTCCCGTTAAAAATACTTGGGTTTATCTAGCTAGTGTGTACAATCCCGTAACCCGGCGGGTTATTTCTTATAAAGTTGGAAGTCATATGACTAAGGAATTAGCAACCGACGTCATTAATCAAGTCGCAGTAAAGTCTGTTAAACCAAGCATTATTCATAGCGATATGGGGAGTCAGTATACAAGCGATTTATTTGAAAGTACTTTAACTCGTTTTGGGATTAAGCATTCTTATTCTCGTAAAGGACAACCTGGTGATAACGCAAGAATTGAGAGCTTTCACTCAATTTTGAAGCGTGAATACATTAATTTTCAAGAATTTAAGACAATTAATGAAGCAATAGCTGGCATTGATAGCTATATTCGCTGGTATAACAGTGATCGAATTTCCCTTGTAGCGTAG
- a CDS encoding PH domain-containing protein — MLDQDEKIIYAVSGMMASSGFLGKHNFTDTVLALITDRRFMIINNNLLYGSDFTEIPFNKINGINYSTKMVFAEIRIDNGMKTTEIVNVNKHFAPIFVKKLKEVTSNNIKSVSESSIADELLKYKELLESGLLTQYEFDEQKQKLLNK, encoded by the coding sequence ATGTTAGATCAAGATGAAAAAATAATTTATGCAGTATCAGGAATGATGGCTTCTTCCGGATTTCTAGGTAAACATAATTTTACGGATACCGTATTGGCTTTAATAACAGATCGACGATTCATGATAATAAATAATAATTTACTTTATGGATCAGATTTTACCGAAATACCATTCAATAAAATAAATGGTATAAATTATTCCACAAAAATGGTTTTTGCGGAAATCAGAATTGATAACGGTATGAAAACTACGGAGATTGTAAACGTCAATAAACATTTTGCTCCCATTTTTGTTAAAAAATTAAAGGAAGTAACTTCTAACAATATTAAATCGGTTTCAGAATCATCTATTGCCGACGAATTATTGAAATATAAAGAACTCCTAGAATCAGGCTTGTTGACTCAATATGAATTCGATGAACAAAAACAAAAATTATTAAACAAATAA